A genomic segment from Nematostella vectensis chromosome 6, jaNemVect1.1, whole genome shotgun sequence encodes:
- the LOC5519903 gene encoding uncharacterized protein KIAA0930 homolog isoform X1 — protein MAVSQQKIDPSKNVTRVLESICKERRKETMDKVSDGGFVVLAIESFWTRLFSQYFIYKHDDSRDDLLFYVKSAAPSKRGKDSSKSEAQILVFRKDTKNLPSLGDPDIDWEETVYLNLILHQFEYTLTCAVCTKPHEKELRILRRISQQVYATPSRRRMDSKGETTEISYPNIFFVIDDFEETFKDFTVKDNEMVCVELVARDKTESFKGVVFLGSIRFESLKKVYENRASMATKVAQKMSMGWWKGQSTVEFIKMKGPSGKGHAEMAISRHKDCTTPDCYCSICTECGGREDCVGSSDTDMPCQCTTDDSCDWSHSQQVSSKKKKGSTATSSVQRTKLSRRRSLGSSILSAYLTYVTLPWNKIIKDILEVRQQPILT, from the exons atggcggtcaGTCAACAGAAAATCGACCCTTCCAAGAATGTTACGCGGGTACTGGAAAGCATTTGTAAGGAGCGAAGGAAAGAAACAATGGATAAAGTTAGTGACG GTGGCTTCGTTGTTTTGGCTATCGAGTCGTTCTGGACGCGTCTATTTTCGCAGTATTTTATCTACAAGCACGACGATAGCAGAGACGATTTATTATTTTACGTGAAAAGCGCTGCACCTTCTAAGCGAGGAAAGGATTCTAGTAAATCTGAG GCTCAGATATTGGTCTTCAGAAAAGATACCAAGAACTTGCCCAG TTTGGGTGACCCAGATATTGATTGGGAAGAAACAGTTTATCTAAACCTTATTTTACACCAG TTCGAGTATACATTAACATGTGCCGTGTGCACCAAGCCCCATGAAAAAGAGCTGCGAATACTGCGGCGAATATCTCAG CAAGTTTATGCAACTCCAAGCAGAAGAAG AATGGATAGCAAAGGAGAGACCACTGAGATATCATACCCaaacatattttttgtaaTTGATGATTTTGAAGAG ACATTCAAGGACTTTACAGTGAAAGATAATGAGATGGTGTGTGTTGAACTTGTAGCTAGAGATAAG acAGAATCTTTTAAAGGAGTGGTATTTCTAGGATCTATACGATTTGAATCACTTAAGAAAGTTTACGAGAATAGA GCGAGCATGGCAACAAAGGTGGCTCAGAAGATGTCCATGGGTTGGTGGAAAGGCCAGTCAACTGTAGAGTTTATCAAGATGAAGGGACCTAGCGGGAAGGGGCATGCAGAAATGGCAATATCACGGCACAAGGACTGCACCACTCCTGATTGTTATTG CTCCATATGTACAGAATGCGGTGGACGGGAAGACTGTGTTGGTTCGTCAGATACTGACATGCCTTGCCAATGTACAACAGATGACAGCTGTGACTGGTCTCATTCACAACAAGTATcaagtaaaaagaaaaaag GTAGTACTGCAACATCCTCAGTACAGCGAACAAAATTAAG TAGAAGAAGGTCATTGGGATCCTCAATTTTATCAGCATACTTAACCTATGTCACTTTACCTtggaacaaaataataaaag ACATCTTAGAAGTGCGACAACAGCCAATACTCACATGA
- the LOC116603457 gene encoding centrosomal protein of 83 kDa isoform X1, which translates to MAGTSEGDILEKLQRMGSLESIVTEQRMNIEKLKTTYETLKAEHLQLQDLCERKDADIIGAREEAKKIHEQNQDMIRRLRSERDAKIQECEELRTQVVTPARLDALRIKLLEEVEAPYKERFIMMESDINASRSDFNKLRYDYAFLKSEYENEQKQHRQILEEMQAQYELEISSLRKERDGLLQKQQHDGPSDAQRVRTLQRENTQLHMKLKGLLSEIEEIRAQREAAGLQSDHVSRLQARQLTEMTARCKALETERDSLKQQCQTLQAELEKKNQAEDQLINDIHQLEKENMSLKSNSEETSHKHKLELSNLKMSLTKNRGDLERERDELKAALDACRNKTEVLNRTIEHLKGTVEEKEQDVSRRVQEVKEKEWEKISQLETTKLQLEASLSQMERAKVETSTSHQNQIELLEEKLRSTAEAKKYLEKEYSALKLQLKENSDVSNELERERAKSQEQRQKFQQLQNHYQSAMSNEQQLLSANDRLKSSVDLLNDELRVARLEIQRQQDDHLNALEQARLKFREEKTAFEAQITKLEKKSKEDEGNSKKAQKQMEKKRKKYKEEINQLRDRIQVLEKKEEQLALERDSERRKRELENEKTRRQMAMLAKKQNRFKNVLNNSHAFGGGLPMTSSPVPFNATIEQDRQLREIANVRDRLEDLEETQRNMTNILHETASPPLETGAF; encoded by the exons ATGGCTGGGACAAGTGAGGGAGACATACTGGAGAAACTGCAGCGTATGGGGAGTCTTGAATCCATTGTGACAGAGCAGAGAATGAATATAGAGAAGCTCAAGACCACTTATGAAACACTCAAGGCAGAACATCTACAGCTGCAAGAT CTATGCGAGAGAAAGGATGCTGATATCATAGGTGCAAGAGAAGAAGCCAAAAAAATCCATGAGCAAAACCAAGACATGATACGGCGCTTGAGGAGTGAGAGAGATGCAAAGATTCAGGAGTGTGAAGAACTGAGAACTCAG GTTGTCACTCCTGCTAGACTAGATGCACTTAGGATAAAACTACTAGAAGAAGTTGAGGCACCTTATAAAGAG AGATTTATTATGATGGAAAGTGATATCAATGCTAGTAGAAG CGATTTTAACAAGCTCAGATATGACTATGCCTTTCTGAAGTCAGAATACGAAAACGAGCAG AAGCAGCATAGACAGATATTAGAAGAGATGCAAGCTCAGTATGAGCTGGAAATCAGTTCATTACGTAAAGAGAGGGATGGTCTTCTTCAGAAGCAACAGCATGATGGTCCATCGGATGCACAGAGAGTCAGGACTCTACAAAGAGAAAACACACAG CTTCATATGAAACTGAAAGGGCTTCTGAGTGAGATTGAGGAGATAAGAGCACAGCGTGAGGCAGCTGGACTGCAATCTGACCAT GTGTCTCGTTTGCAAGCAAGGCAACTAACTGAGATGACCGCAAGATGTAAAGCACTAGAGACAGAGCGAGATTCTCTTAAGCAGCAGTGCCAGACTTTACAAGCTGAATTAGAGAAGAAGAATCAAGCTGAG GACCAGCTTATCAACGATATCCATCAACTAGAAAAAGAGAACATGTCACTAAAGAG taATTCTGAAGAAACTTCACACAAGCATAAATTAGAACTGAGTAACTTGAAAATGAG CCTGACGAAGAATCGGGGTGATttagaaagagagagagatgAGCTCAAAGCTGCTCTTGATGCTTGTCGTAACAAGACTGAGGTCCTAAACAGAACGATAGAGCACCTGAAGGGGACGGTAGAGGAAAAG GAGCAGGATGTCAGTCGTAGAGTTCAGGAAGTAAAAGAAAAGGAATGGGAGAAAATATCACAACTTGAGACCACCAAACTTCAg CTAGAAGCAAGCTTGTCACAAATGGAAAG agcaaaGGTGGAAACTTCAACATCCCATCAAAACCAAATTGAGTTATTAGAGGAAAAGCTACGTTCTACTGCCGAAGCAAAG AAATACCTCGAAAAGGAGTATTCAGCACTAAAGTTGCAGTTGAAGGAAAATTCAGATGTTTCTAATGAGCTTGAACGG GAAAGGGCAAAAAGCCAAGAGCAAAGACAGAAATTTCAGCAGCTTCAAAATCATTATCAAAG CGCTATGAGCAATGAGCAACAGTTACTATCTGCTAACGACAGACTGAAGAGTTCCGTAGACCTGTTAAACGACGAATTAC GTGTTGCTAGGCTTGAAATTCAACGACAGCAAGATGACCATTTGAATGCGTTAGAGCAAGCAAG GCTAAAGTTCCGAGAAGAGAAGACTGCGTTTGAGGCGCAGATCACCAAGCTTGAAAAGAAGTCAAAAGAAGATGagggaaatagcaaaaaagcgcaaaaacaaatggaaaag aaaagaaagaaatacaaagaagaGATTAATCAGCTAAGAGATAGGATTCAAGTATtggaaaagaaagaagaacaACTTGCTCTTGAAAGAGACTCGGAGCGAAGAAAGCGTGAACTGGAAAACGAGAAGACTCGACGGCAAATGGCTATGCTTgcgaagaaacaaaaccgatttAAAAATGTACTGAATAATAGTCACGCGTTTGGCGGCGGTCTCCCTATGACGAGTTCGCCGGTTCCTTTTAATGCGACGATAGAACAG GACCGTCAGCTACGCGAGATTGCCAACGTGCGTGACAGACTTGAAGACCTGGAGGAGACCCAACGAAATATGACCAACATACTTCACGAGACGGCCTCGCCACCTTTAGAAACGGGAGCCTTCTGA
- the LOC5519903 gene encoding uncharacterized protein KIAA0930 homolog isoform X2 — protein MAVSQQKIDPSKNVTRVLESICKERRKETMDKVSDGGFVVLAIESFWTRLFSQYFIYKHDDSRDDLLFYVKSAAPSKRGKDSSKSEAQILVFRKDTKNLPSLGDPDIDWEETVYLNLILHQFEYTLTCAVCTKPHEKELRILRRISQQVYATPSRRRMDSKGETTEISYPNIFFVIDDFEETFKDFTVKDNEMVCVELVARDKTESFKGVVFLGSIRFESLKKVYENRASMATKVAQKMSMGWWKGQSTVEFIKMKGPSGKGHAEMAISRHKDCTTPDCYCSICTECGGREDCVGSSDTDMPCQCTTDDSCDWSHSQQVSSKKKKGSTATSSVQRTKLRRRSLGSSILSAYLTYVTLPWNKIIKDILEVRQQPILT, from the exons atggcggtcaGTCAACAGAAAATCGACCCTTCCAAGAATGTTACGCGGGTACTGGAAAGCATTTGTAAGGAGCGAAGGAAAGAAACAATGGATAAAGTTAGTGACG GTGGCTTCGTTGTTTTGGCTATCGAGTCGTTCTGGACGCGTCTATTTTCGCAGTATTTTATCTACAAGCACGACGATAGCAGAGACGATTTATTATTTTACGTGAAAAGCGCTGCACCTTCTAAGCGAGGAAAGGATTCTAGTAAATCTGAG GCTCAGATATTGGTCTTCAGAAAAGATACCAAGAACTTGCCCAG TTTGGGTGACCCAGATATTGATTGGGAAGAAACAGTTTATCTAAACCTTATTTTACACCAG TTCGAGTATACATTAACATGTGCCGTGTGCACCAAGCCCCATGAAAAAGAGCTGCGAATACTGCGGCGAATATCTCAG CAAGTTTATGCAACTCCAAGCAGAAGAAG AATGGATAGCAAAGGAGAGACCACTGAGATATCATACCCaaacatattttttgtaaTTGATGATTTTGAAGAG ACATTCAAGGACTTTACAGTGAAAGATAATGAGATGGTGTGTGTTGAACTTGTAGCTAGAGATAAG acAGAATCTTTTAAAGGAGTGGTATTTCTAGGATCTATACGATTTGAATCACTTAAGAAAGTTTACGAGAATAGA GCGAGCATGGCAACAAAGGTGGCTCAGAAGATGTCCATGGGTTGGTGGAAAGGCCAGTCAACTGTAGAGTTTATCAAGATGAAGGGACCTAGCGGGAAGGGGCATGCAGAAATGGCAATATCACGGCACAAGGACTGCACCACTCCTGATTGTTATTG CTCCATATGTACAGAATGCGGTGGACGGGAAGACTGTGTTGGTTCGTCAGATACTGACATGCCTTGCCAATGTACAACAGATGACAGCTGTGACTGGTCTCATTCACAACAAGTATcaagtaaaaagaaaaaag GTAGTACTGCAACATCCTCAGTACAGCGAACAAAATTAAG AAGAAGGTCATTGGGATCCTCAATTTTATCAGCATACTTAACCTATGTCACTTTACCTtggaacaaaataataaaag ACATCTTAGAAGTGCGACAACAGCCAATACTCACATGA
- the LOC5519902 gene encoding RING finger protein 37 isoform X1, translating to MFSICRPSKRELFIEHALMVYGIKMIINLTESLFSPRLQCSSVCCDGYSPNNLISENWRERSQGFLAAHFVKPPVDLLFQLPFPVNIESVLIKPKVGSQISCGIDVFVAGIVPVNQPSQKRKSRNTKQNDSVVTQPDTGRKSSDGKELNFKSDNSVSLSDAWHNYSTMITPSSFKSNHHHLFTQVCRSYDTEGRALIMRNRRFQERAPIKGTTSMDGGETSERDFLHTHSLYYVTHVVVRVWRVVRSSVPAIGKVDIFGQVSASCSPTIVQQVIDIQNKAQEQSQQQSTCSLVEDLKNTMVSKNELECGIPAEFLDPITCILMTVPILLPSGENVDSSTLDKHIEAERQWGRLPSDPFTGVLLNDSYKPVPNAALKARIDKYILTSGIDMTSRGRTVGKVAIEKTAILPSSSSSTLVTNCTQRRIIKIPEASVKICGSEKNDLHKVLSHEEHLSTSLDSALKQTLSGNSFLKGICKSGGDDLSTTNSLRGGAKTSPSNCKTMRQTPGEKLRSTICKSCSRSLEKQPAFQLPCKHLICRGCLTGRTAGQMTCVECKSPYTHASVSRVHSTYL from the exons ATGTTTTCAATATGTCGGCCAAGTAAGCGCGAACTTTTTATTGAGCATGCCCTCATGGTTTATGGAATCAAAATGATTATAAACCTTACCGAAAGCTTGTTCAGCCCCAGATTGCAATGCAGCTCTGTATGCTGCGATGGCTATTCGCCAAATAACTTAATTTCTGAGAACTGGCGAGAACGAAGTCAAGGTTTTCTTGCTGCGCACTTTGTCAAACCGCCGGTTGATTTGTTGTTCCAACTACCGTTTCCGGTTAACATTGAATCAGTTCTAATCAAACCAAAAGTCGGCTCACAAATATCTTGTGGAATCGATGTGTTTGTTGCCGGGATTGTCCCAGTGAATCAACCAAGCCAAAAGAGAAAGAGTAGAAATACAAAGCAGAATGACTCTGTAGTCACTCAGCCAGACACTGGAAGAAAAAGCAGTGATGGCAAAGAATTGAACTTTAAATCTGATAACAGTGTTAGCTTATCAGACGCGTGGCATAATTATTCCACCATGATAACTCCAAGCTCATTTAAATctaatcatcaccacctttTTACGCAAGTATGTCGGTCATATGACACAGAAGGCCGTGCACTAATTATGAGGAACAGGCGATTCCAGGAGCGTGCCCCCATCAAAGGCACAACTTCTATGGATGGAGGGGAAACTTCTGAGCGTGATTTTCTTCATACACACTCTCTGTATTATGTAACACATGTTGTTGTGCGTGTCTGGAGAGTTGTGAGATCTTCAGTACCAGCCATTGGAAAAGTAGATATTTTTGGCCAAGTTTCTGCTTCTTGCAGCCCAACTATTGTCCAACAAGTTATAGATATACAAAACAAAGCTCAGGAACAAAGTCAGCAACAAAGTACTTGTAGTTTAGTGGAAGATTTGAAGAACACCATGGTTAGCAAAAATGAGTTAGAGTGTGGTATACCAGCAGAGTTTCTAGATCCTATAACATGTATTTTGATGACAGTACCAATTTTACTGCCGTCAGGTGAAAATGTTGACAGCAGCACCTTGGATAAACACATAGAGGCAGAGCGCCAATGGGGTCGCTTGCCAAGTGATCCCTTCACAGGGGTACTCTTAAATGATAGCTACAAACCTGTTCCTAATGCAGCTCTTAAAGCAAGAATTGATAAGTACATACTAACAAGTGGGATTGATATGACTTCTAGAGGAAGAACGGTGGGGAAAGTTGCTATTGAAAAAACTGCAATCCTCCCATCATCAAGCTCATCCACTTTAGTAACCAACTGTACGCAAAGAAGAATAATTAAAATTCCTGAAGCCTCAGTAAAAATATGTGGTTCTGAGAAAAATGACCTCCATAAAG TCCTCTCACATGAAGAGCATTTATCGACAAGCCTGGATTCTGCTCTGAAACAGACATTATCAGGAAACAGTTTTCTCAAAGGCATATGTAAATCAGGTGGAGATGACTTAAGCACAACAAACAGCTTGAGAG GTGGTGCCAAAACTTCACCCAGCAATTGTAAAACCATGAGGCAAACCCCAGGGGAAAAACTAAGGAGTACAATATGTAAATCTTGCAGCAGGTCACTTGAAAAGCAACCAGCATTCCAGCTTCCATGCAAGCATCTGATCTGTAGAGGATGCCTCACAGGAAGAACAGCAGGCCAGATGACCTGTGTTGAATGCAAATCTCCATATACACATGCAAGTGTGTCAAGGGTTCACTCAACTTACCTCTGA
- the LOC5519902 gene encoding RING finger protein 37 isoform X2, which translates to MFSICRPSKRELFIEHALMVYGIKMIINLTESLFSPRLQCSSVCCDGYSPNNLISENWRERSQGFLAAHFVKPPVDLLFQLPFPVNIESVLIKPKVGSQISCGIDVFVAGIVPVNQPSQKRKSRNTKQNDSVVTQPDTGRKSSDGKELNFKSDNSVSLSDAWHNYSTMITPSSFKSNHHHLFTQVCRSYDTEGRALIMRNRRFQERAPIKGTTSMDGGETSERDFLHTHSLYYVTHVVVRVWRVVRSSVPAIGKVDIFGQVSASCSPTIVQQVIDIQNKAQEQSQQQSTCSLVEDLKNTMVSKNELECGIPAEFLDPITCILMTVPILLPSGENVDSSTLDKHIEAERQWGRLPSDPFTGVLLNDSYKPVPNAALKARIDKYILTSGIDMTSRGRTVGKVAIEKTAILPSSSSSTLVTNCTQRRIIKIPEASVKICGSEKNDLHKGGAKTSPSNCKTMRQTPGEKLRSTICKSCSRSLEKQPAFQLPCKHLICRGCLTGRTAGQMTCVECKSPYTHASVSRVHSTYL; encoded by the exons ATGTTTTCAATATGTCGGCCAAGTAAGCGCGAACTTTTTATTGAGCATGCCCTCATGGTTTATGGAATCAAAATGATTATAAACCTTACCGAAAGCTTGTTCAGCCCCAGATTGCAATGCAGCTCTGTATGCTGCGATGGCTATTCGCCAAATAACTTAATTTCTGAGAACTGGCGAGAACGAAGTCAAGGTTTTCTTGCTGCGCACTTTGTCAAACCGCCGGTTGATTTGTTGTTCCAACTACCGTTTCCGGTTAACATTGAATCAGTTCTAATCAAACCAAAAGTCGGCTCACAAATATCTTGTGGAATCGATGTGTTTGTTGCCGGGATTGTCCCAGTGAATCAACCAAGCCAAAAGAGAAAGAGTAGAAATACAAAGCAGAATGACTCTGTAGTCACTCAGCCAGACACTGGAAGAAAAAGCAGTGATGGCAAAGAATTGAACTTTAAATCTGATAACAGTGTTAGCTTATCAGACGCGTGGCATAATTATTCCACCATGATAACTCCAAGCTCATTTAAATctaatcatcaccacctttTTACGCAAGTATGTCGGTCATATGACACAGAAGGCCGTGCACTAATTATGAGGAACAGGCGATTCCAGGAGCGTGCCCCCATCAAAGGCACAACTTCTATGGATGGAGGGGAAACTTCTGAGCGTGATTTTCTTCATACACACTCTCTGTATTATGTAACACATGTTGTTGTGCGTGTCTGGAGAGTTGTGAGATCTTCAGTACCAGCCATTGGAAAAGTAGATATTTTTGGCCAAGTTTCTGCTTCTTGCAGCCCAACTATTGTCCAACAAGTTATAGATATACAAAACAAAGCTCAGGAACAAAGTCAGCAACAAAGTACTTGTAGTTTAGTGGAAGATTTGAAGAACACCATGGTTAGCAAAAATGAGTTAGAGTGTGGTATACCAGCAGAGTTTCTAGATCCTATAACATGTATTTTGATGACAGTACCAATTTTACTGCCGTCAGGTGAAAATGTTGACAGCAGCACCTTGGATAAACACATAGAGGCAGAGCGCCAATGGGGTCGCTTGCCAAGTGATCCCTTCACAGGGGTACTCTTAAATGATAGCTACAAACCTGTTCCTAATGCAGCTCTTAAAGCAAGAATTGATAAGTACATACTAACAAGTGGGATTGATATGACTTCTAGAGGAAGAACGGTGGGGAAAGTTGCTATTGAAAAAACTGCAATCCTCCCATCATCAAGCTCATCCACTTTAGTAACCAACTGTACGCAAAGAAGAATAATTAAAATTCCTGAAGCCTCAGTAAAAATATGTGGTTCTGAGAAAAATGACCTCCATAAAG GTGGTGCCAAAACTTCACCCAGCAATTGTAAAACCATGAGGCAAACCCCAGGGGAAAAACTAAGGAGTACAATATGTAAATCTTGCAGCAGGTCACTTGAAAAGCAACCAGCATTCCAGCTTCCATGCAAGCATCTGATCTGTAGAGGATGCCTCACAGGAAGAACAGCAGGCCAGATGACCTGTGTTGAATGCAAATCTCCATATACACATGCAAGTGTGTCAAGGGTTCACTCAACTTACCTCTGA
- the LOC116603457 gene encoding centrosomal protein of 83 kDa isoform X2, with the protein MVVTPARLDALRIKLLEEVEAPYKERFIMMESDINASRSDFNKLRYDYAFLKSEYENEQKQHRQILEEMQAQYELEISSLRKERDGLLQKQQHDGPSDAQRVRTLQRENTQLHMKLKGLLSEIEEIRAQREAAGLQSDHVSRLQARQLTEMTARCKALETERDSLKQQCQTLQAELEKKNQAEDQLINDIHQLEKENMSLKSNSEETSHKHKLELSNLKMSLTKNRGDLERERDELKAALDACRNKTEVLNRTIEHLKGTVEEKEQDVSRRVQEVKEKEWEKISQLETTKLQLEASLSQMERAKVETSTSHQNQIELLEEKLRSTAEAKKYLEKEYSALKLQLKENSDVSNELERERAKSQEQRQKFQQLQNHYQSAMSNEQQLLSANDRLKSSVDLLNDELRVARLEIQRQQDDHLNALEQARLKFREEKTAFEAQITKLEKKSKEDEGNSKKAQKQMEKKRKKYKEEINQLRDRIQVLEKKEEQLALERDSERRKRELENEKTRRQMAMLAKKQNRFKNVLNNSHAFGGGLPMTSSPVPFNATIEQDRQLREIANVRDRLEDLEETQRNMTNILHETASPPLETGAF; encoded by the exons ATG GTTGTCACTCCTGCTAGACTAGATGCACTTAGGATAAAACTACTAGAAGAAGTTGAGGCACCTTATAAAGAG AGATTTATTATGATGGAAAGTGATATCAATGCTAGTAGAAG CGATTTTAACAAGCTCAGATATGACTATGCCTTTCTGAAGTCAGAATACGAAAACGAGCAG AAGCAGCATAGACAGATATTAGAAGAGATGCAAGCTCAGTATGAGCTGGAAATCAGTTCATTACGTAAAGAGAGGGATGGTCTTCTTCAGAAGCAACAGCATGATGGTCCATCGGATGCACAGAGAGTCAGGACTCTACAAAGAGAAAACACACAG CTTCATATGAAACTGAAAGGGCTTCTGAGTGAGATTGAGGAGATAAGAGCACAGCGTGAGGCAGCTGGACTGCAATCTGACCAT GTGTCTCGTTTGCAAGCAAGGCAACTAACTGAGATGACCGCAAGATGTAAAGCACTAGAGACAGAGCGAGATTCTCTTAAGCAGCAGTGCCAGACTTTACAAGCTGAATTAGAGAAGAAGAATCAAGCTGAG GACCAGCTTATCAACGATATCCATCAACTAGAAAAAGAGAACATGTCACTAAAGAG taATTCTGAAGAAACTTCACACAAGCATAAATTAGAACTGAGTAACTTGAAAATGAG CCTGACGAAGAATCGGGGTGATttagaaagagagagagatgAGCTCAAAGCTGCTCTTGATGCTTGTCGTAACAAGACTGAGGTCCTAAACAGAACGATAGAGCACCTGAAGGGGACGGTAGAGGAAAAG GAGCAGGATGTCAGTCGTAGAGTTCAGGAAGTAAAAGAAAAGGAATGGGAGAAAATATCACAACTTGAGACCACCAAACTTCAg CTAGAAGCAAGCTTGTCACAAATGGAAAG agcaaaGGTGGAAACTTCAACATCCCATCAAAACCAAATTGAGTTATTAGAGGAAAAGCTACGTTCTACTGCCGAAGCAAAG AAATACCTCGAAAAGGAGTATTCAGCACTAAAGTTGCAGTTGAAGGAAAATTCAGATGTTTCTAATGAGCTTGAACGG GAAAGGGCAAAAAGCCAAGAGCAAAGACAGAAATTTCAGCAGCTTCAAAATCATTATCAAAG CGCTATGAGCAATGAGCAACAGTTACTATCTGCTAACGACAGACTGAAGAGTTCCGTAGACCTGTTAAACGACGAATTAC GTGTTGCTAGGCTTGAAATTCAACGACAGCAAGATGACCATTTGAATGCGTTAGAGCAAGCAAG GCTAAAGTTCCGAGAAGAGAAGACTGCGTTTGAGGCGCAGATCACCAAGCTTGAAAAGAAGTCAAAAGAAGATGagggaaatagcaaaaaagcgcaaaaacaaatggaaaag aaaagaaagaaatacaaagaagaGATTAATCAGCTAAGAGATAGGATTCAAGTATtggaaaagaaagaagaacaACTTGCTCTTGAAAGAGACTCGGAGCGAAGAAAGCGTGAACTGGAAAACGAGAAGACTCGACGGCAAATGGCTATGCTTgcgaagaaacaaaaccgatttAAAAATGTACTGAATAATAGTCACGCGTTTGGCGGCGGTCTCCCTATGACGAGTTCGCCGGTTCCTTTTAATGCGACGATAGAACAG GACCGTCAGCTACGCGAGATTGCCAACGTGCGTGACAGACTTGAAGACCTGGAGGAGACCCAACGAAATATGACCAACATACTTCACGAGACGGCCTCGCCACCTTTAGAAACGGGAGCCTTCTGA